The following coding sequences are from one Nonlabens arenilitoris window:
- a CDS encoding DUF4249 family protein: MKKLFILLILSIGLFACEDVIELDLNNAAPKLVIDAALELHEDGFTDATVLLTRSSAFYQEDIVFVNNAAVIVSDPSGTDHIFTLTNPGLYKNVTLNIQNGETYVLTVIDGDDIYTATQAFVSTVPYTRVEQSEITGFGDFTEITGYFNDPAGEDNYYLFEYIDEYNIEVDISDDEFSDGNESLTAFFMEDLPVGTAITLTIKGIDRRGFTFYDTLIQQTADGGGGPFDTQPATVRGNIINTTNPENFPYGYFRVSERFEIEYTVVDNP; this comes from the coding sequence ATGAAAAAATTATTTATTTTATTAATACTATCAATAGGTCTGTTTGCTTGCGAAGATGTAATTGAACTAGATCTCAATAATGCAGCACCTAAATTAGTTATAGATGCTGCTCTAGAATTACATGAAGATGGGTTTACTGATGCGACGGTTTTACTAACTCGCAGCAGTGCATTTTACCAAGAAGATATCGTTTTTGTAAACAATGCAGCTGTTATTGTAAGCGATCCGTCTGGGACAGATCACATTTTCACATTAACTAATCCTGGTTTATATAAAAATGTCACATTAAATATACAAAATGGTGAGACCTATGTATTAACCGTCATTGATGGTGATGATATCTACACAGCTACTCAAGCATTTGTTAGCACTGTTCCATACACTCGAGTAGAACAATCAGAAATTACAGGTTTTGGGGACTTTACAGAGATAACGGGTTATTTCAATGATCCAGCAGGAGAAGATAATTATTATTTATTTGAGTATATCGATGAGTACAATATTGAAGTAGACATATCAGATGACGAATTCTCTGATGGTAATGAGTCACTAACTGCCTTTTTTATGGAGGATTTACCAGTAGGTACTGCCATAACACTAACTATAAAAGGTATCGATCGTAGAGGTTTTACTTTTTATGACACTCTAATACAGCAAACTGCAGATGGCGGTGGCGGTCCATTTGACACGCAGCCAGCAACTGTAAGAGGGAATATTATAAATACAACAAACCCTGAAAATTTTCCTTACGGATATTTCAGGGTTTCAGAAAGATTTGAAATTGAATATACTGTTGTGGATAATCCTTAA
- a CDS encoding sodium-dependent bicarbonate transport family permease, whose product MDLHLLFDNLSNPALLFFFLGIIAVQVKSDLKIPENSSKFISLYLLLAIGFKGGQELSHSEFDMEIVWSLLFGVLLAIVVPVYAYFILRRKMNVYNSGAIAAAYGSVSAVTFVTAISFLEMEQMDFSGHMVAVMALMEAPSIMVGLLLISLFNKDKSDKVSTKTVLHHALTNGSVLLIIGSLVIGLLASEAQAEGIKPFTTDLFKGFLAVFLLDMGITSGRKLSTFLKKGWFAVAFAIIIPIVNGIMVAVISGLFVTETGDRLLFSILAASASYIAVPAAMKLAAPKANPSLYIPMALAITFPFNITLGMPLYLNVIQSF is encoded by the coding sequence ATGGATTTACACTTATTATTTGATAATTTAAGTAACCCAGCTTTATTATTTTTCTTTTTGGGGATTATAGCAGTTCAAGTTAAGAGTGATCTTAAAATTCCCGAAAACTCTTCAAAATTTATATCTCTTTATTTATTGTTAGCCATCGGTTTTAAAGGTGGGCAAGAGCTGTCTCATAGTGAATTTGATATGGAGATTGTCTGGTCTTTACTCTTTGGCGTATTACTCGCGATAGTTGTTCCGGTCTACGCTTACTTTATTTTGCGTCGCAAAATGAATGTGTATAACTCTGGAGCAATTGCGGCAGCATATGGATCTGTAAGTGCGGTTACCTTTGTGACAGCTATATCTTTTTTAGAGATGGAACAAATGGATTTCAGTGGTCATATGGTTGCCGTTATGGCTCTTATGGAGGCTCCATCTATTATGGTTGGGTTATTATTAATTTCATTATTTAATAAAGATAAATCAGATAAGGTTTCTACAAAAACGGTTTTACACCATGCACTCACTAACGGTAGTGTGCTTCTTATTATAGGTAGTTTAGTAATAGGTTTACTAGCTAGTGAAGCTCAAGCCGAAGGAATTAAACCCTTTACGACTGATTTGTTTAAAGGGTTTCTAGCCGTGTTCTTACTAGATATGGGAATTACCAGTGGTAGAAAACTTTCTACATTTCTAAAGAAAGGTTGGTTTGCAGTAGCTTTTGCAATTATTATACCTATTGTTAATGGAATTATGGTGGCGGTAATAAGTGGACTATTTGTTACAGAAACAGGAGATCGTTTATTGTTTTCTATTTTGGCAGCTAGTGCTTCTTATATTGCAGTACCAGCCGCTATGAAACTGGCCGCGCCTAAAGCTAATCCTAGTCTATACATACCTATGGCGCTGGCAATAACGTTTCCGTTCAATATAACATTAGGTATGCCGTTGTATCTTAATGTAATACAGTCCTTTTAA
- a CDS encoding SanA/YdcF family protein: MRKFLNITVFTILGLVLLVVILQFHINRSSRNLIFKNANELKPAYVGIVLGASVRPDKSLSPILQDRVDKAYELYHKGIIKKFLLSGDHGQEDYDEVNAMRRYLNDKGVSNEDIFLDHAGFDTYDSLFRAREIFQVENAIVITQKFHLPRAIYVGKKMGLELQGFIADNREYPGNAHFTRREWLANIKAWLELNIEKSPTYSGKIIPITGNSNPSHDNKLN; this comes from the coding sequence ATGCGTAAATTTCTAAACATTACTGTTTTCACGATTTTAGGACTGGTGTTACTTGTTGTCATTCTACAATTCCACATCAACCGATCTAGTCGTAATCTTATTTTTAAAAACGCAAATGAATTAAAACCTGCATATGTCGGTATAGTTTTGGGAGCAAGTGTACGACCAGATAAGAGCCTCTCACCTATTTTACAAGATCGAGTTGATAAAGCTTATGAATTATATCATAAAGGTATTATTAAAAAATTCTTATTGAGTGGTGATCATGGTCAAGAAGATTATGACGAAGTGAATGCTATGCGCCGTTATTTAAATGATAAAGGTGTCTCTAATGAGGACATTTTTCTAGATCATGCTGGTTTTGACACCTATGACAGTTTGTTTAGAGCACGTGAGATTTTTCAGGTAGAAAATGCTATCGTGATAACGCAAAAATTTCATCTGCCTCGTGCTATATATGTAGGCAAAAAGATGGGATTAGAGTTGCAAGGTTTTATCGCTGACAATAGAGAATACCCAGGAAATGCACATTTCACTCGTAGAGAATGGCTAGCAAACATAAAAGCTTGGCTTGAATTAAACATTGAAAAAAGCCCTACTTACAGTGGTAAAATTATTCCTATAACAGGAAACAGCAATCCCAGTCACGATAATAAATTAAACTAA
- a CDS encoding NAD(P)H-dependent flavin oxidoreductase has translation MNNTDFSQNIKLPVVAAPMFLISGPELVIACCKNGIVGTFPALNQRTTEGFEEWVVQIKTELDQWEKETGKKAAPFGVNLIVHGSNPRVQADLMVCIKHQVPLIITSLGAVKDLVDAVHSYGGLVFHDVIKKRHAEKAAEAGVDGLILVCAGAGGHAGTLNPMPFIREVRSFFEGTILLSGAMSSGQDVASALQMGADYAYMGTRFINTNESKATDEYRDMIIDAGSSDIVYTAAISGVSANFLGASLNAAGITEEQLKATGKIDFGKEMDTEAKAWKTIWSAGQGSATINDTVPATDLINRMKTEFKDAIEMQKKNLERYS, from the coding sequence ATGAATAATACTGACTTTTCTCAAAATATAAAGCTGCCAGTAGTAGCAGCACCTATGTTCTTAATCTCTGGTCCAGAACTAGTAATCGCATGTTGTAAAAATGGTATCGTAGGTACATTTCCAGCATTAAATCAACGTACGACTGAAGGCTTTGAAGAATGGGTGGTTCAAATTAAAACAGAGCTTGATCAATGGGAAAAAGAAACCGGTAAAAAGGCGGCTCCATTTGGCGTTAATCTTATCGTTCATGGCAGTAATCCACGTGTACAGGCAGATTTAATGGTTTGTATAAAGCATCAGGTGCCTTTAATTATTACTTCTTTAGGAGCTGTAAAGGACTTAGTAGATGCGGTGCATTCTTACGGTGGACTTGTTTTTCATGATGTAATTAAAAAACGTCATGCCGAAAAAGCTGCAGAGGCTGGTGTGGACGGATTGATACTGGTTTGTGCAGGTGCTGGTGGTCATGCTGGAACCTTAAACCCTATGCCATTTATTAGAGAAGTACGCAGTTTCTTTGAAGGAACTATCTTACTCTCTGGAGCGATGAGCAGTGGGCAAGACGTGGCTAGTGCTTTACAAATGGGTGCAGATTATGCTTACATGGGTACTCGTTTTATCAATACAAATGAGTCTAAAGCCACAGATGAGTATCGAGATATGATCATCGATGCTGGTTCTAGTGATATTGTATATACTGCTGCCATATCTGGTGTAAGTGCAAACTTTTTAGGTGCTAGTTTAAATGCCGCAGGAATTACTGAAGAGCAGCTTAAAGCAACCGGTAAGATCGATTTTGGTAAAGAAATGGATACAGAAGCAAAAGCCTGGAAAACGATATGGAGTGCAGGACAAGGATCTGCTACGATTAATGATACCGTACCTGCTACAGATTTAATCAATCGTATGAAGACTGAATTCAAAGATGCCATAGAGATGCAAAAGAAAAATCTAGAACGATATTCTTAA
- a CDS encoding NAD(P)/FAD-dependent oxidoreductase yields MSTLVQIQVLPHHLEDEDHILEKVFQKVDFSMNEVSQWSIRKRSIDARQRRVLYNLQIELWLNGDKKPVREPYIINDVSNKPAVAIIGAGPAGLYAALRAIEGGLKPIIYERGKDVRSRRRDLAAINKEHIVNPESNYCFGEGGAGTYSDGKLYTRSKKRGNVLKAMEWFVDFGATSDILVDAHPHIGTNKLPQIITAMREAIIEAGGEVRFNEKLTDIKHENGQITSIQINDSVWYDYDHVILATGHSARDIFYLLHNRGIKVEAKPFAIGVRIEHSQSLIDQIQYHGDDQNPYLPPASYSLVEQVDGLGVYSFCMCPGGIIAPCATDVEEVVTNGWSPSKRNNPYSNSGIVVSVSPQDLPNYKENDPFVCLEFQKKVEYDCWVAAGKTQKVPAQRMTDFIAGKVSTDFPKTSYQPGLTSVDLNEVLPDMLASRLKKAFVAFGYKMKGYLTTEAVLHAPESRTSSPVKIPRDDFSLEHVEVKGLYPCAEGAGYAGGIISAAIDGINCMDRIIEKHN; encoded by the coding sequence ATGAGTACACTGGTTCAAATTCAAGTCTTACCACATCATCTAGAAGATGAAGATCACATACTGGAAAAGGTTTTCCAAAAGGTCGATTTTTCTATGAATGAGGTTTCTCAATGGTCCATTAGAAAGCGCAGCATTGATGCTAGACAACGTCGTGTGTTGTATAATTTACAAATTGAACTATGGTTGAATGGAGATAAAAAACCGGTACGCGAGCCATATATAATAAATGATGTAAGTAATAAACCTGCAGTTGCTATTATAGGTGCTGGACCTGCTGGATTATATGCAGCATTGCGTGCTATAGAAGGTGGACTAAAGCCTATTATTTATGAAAGAGGAAAAGATGTGCGCTCTAGACGTAGAGATCTAGCAGCCATAAACAAAGAGCATATCGTTAATCCTGAATCTAATTATTGCTTTGGTGAAGGTGGCGCTGGAACTTATAGTGATGGTAAACTTTATACTCGATCTAAAAAACGTGGTAATGTATTGAAAGCGATGGAATGGTTTGTCGATTTTGGGGCAACATCAGACATTCTAGTTGATGCTCATCCACATATAGGAACTAATAAGTTGCCGCAAATTATTACTGCCATGAGAGAGGCTATCATAGAAGCTGGCGGCGAAGTGAGGTTTAATGAGAAGCTCACAGATATAAAACATGAGAATGGACAGATTACCTCGATACAGATAAATGATAGTGTCTGGTATGATTATGATCATGTGATACTAGCAACAGGACATAGTGCTAGAGATATTTTTTACTTATTACATAATCGCGGTATTAAGGTAGAAGCAAAACCATTTGCGATAGGTGTGCGTATTGAGCATTCACAATCTTTAATTGATCAAATACAGTATCATGGCGATGATCAAAATCCATATTTACCACCTGCCAGTTATAGTCTAGTGGAACAGGTCGATGGATTAGGTGTATATTCTTTTTGTATGTGTCCTGGTGGAATTATTGCGCCATGTGCGACTGACGTAGAAGAAGTCGTTACTAATGGATGGAGCCCTAGTAAACGCAATAATCCATATTCTAATAGTGGTATTGTAGTAAGTGTATCACCTCAAGATTTACCCAACTACAAAGAGAATGATCCTTTTGTTTGTCTGGAATTTCAAAAGAAAGTAGAATATGATTGTTGGGTAGCTGCTGGTAAAACACAAAAAGTTCCTGCGCAACGCATGACCGATTTTATAGCCGGTAAGGTTTCTACAGATTTTCCTAAAACATCTTATCAGCCAGGTTTAACGTCTGTCGATTTAAATGAAGTCTTACCAGACATGCTGGCGAGTAGACTGAAAAAGGCATTTGTAGCTTTTGGTTATAAAATGAAAGGATATTTAACAACTGAAGCGGTATTACATGCTCCAGAAAGTAGAACCTCATCACCAGTTAAAATACCTAGAGATGATTTTTCACTAGAGCATGTTGAAGTTAAAGGTCTATATCCTTGTGCTGAAGGAGCAGGTTATGCTGGCGGAATTATAAGTGCTGCTATAGATGGAATTAACTGCATGGATCGTATCATTGAAAAACATAATTAA
- a CDS encoding NAD(P)H-dependent oxidoreductase, with translation MKSIDNLQWRYATKKFDSQKSLTVDQIEILVQAFNLTATSYGLQPCRLIIVQNQAIKNAMVEKAFGQRQVAEASAVLILCTKNVDVNYVNEYFELVKKIRSTPEEVLEPFKKQLTHSFSQKRKEEVEQWAKNQAYIALGNLMTVCAQERIDSCPMEGFLPKQIDELLGLQKQGLKSVLLLPVGHRAHDDMFSKMEKVRRPQQEMVQYV, from the coding sequence ATGAAAAGTATAGATAATTTGCAATGGCGATATGCCACAAAGAAGTTTGATAGTCAGAAATCTCTAACTGTAGATCAGATAGAAATACTAGTCCAAGCATTTAACTTAACGGCAACATCATATGGTTTACAACCCTGTAGATTGATCATCGTACAAAATCAAGCAATAAAAAATGCAATGGTTGAAAAAGCCTTCGGTCAGAGACAAGTTGCAGAGGCCAGTGCTGTACTAATATTATGTACAAAAAATGTTGATGTGAATTATGTAAATGAATATTTTGAACTCGTAAAAAAAATAAGGAGTACTCCAGAAGAAGTTTTAGAGCCGTTCAAAAAGCAGTTGACTCATTCTTTTTCGCAAAAACGAAAGGAAGAAGTAGAACAATGGGCTAAAAATCAAGCATACATCGCATTAGGTAATTTAATGACTGTTTGTGCACAAGAACGTATTGACTCCTGTCCTATGGAAGGTTTTTTACCAAAACAAATCGATGAATTACTAGGTCTGCAAAAACAAGGTCTAAAGTCTGTTTTACTCTTACCAGTAGGGCATCGTGCGCATGATGATATGTTTTCTAAAATGGAAAAAGTAAGGCGACCACAACAAGAAATGGTACAATACGTTTAG
- a CDS encoding thioredoxin family protein, with protein sequence MKMYSVLLILLFTGMVNAQESFEENVQDIDGVESVEEVEINWFTDFKTAKAAAKKQNKPMLVYFTGSDWCKPCVKLKKDFFNTPQFAEASEDYIVVMLDIPYRDDIISLEQKKINKEMQKKLKVSKFPTLLALDTNGRERNRMERYSFPDPQYYWEFMDNNERLFGL encoded by the coding sequence ATGAAAATGTATTCCGTTTTATTAATTCTGCTTTTTACTGGTATGGTGAATGCTCAAGAGTCTTTTGAAGAAAATGTTCAAGATATTGATGGAGTTGAATCTGTTGAAGAAGTAGAGATCAACTGGTTTACAGATTTTAAAACGGCAAAAGCTGCTGCAAAAAAGCAAAATAAACCAATGCTAGTTTACTTTACGGGTTCTGACTGGTGCAAACCTTGTGTAAAACTTAAAAAAGATTTTTTTAATACGCCACAATTTGCTGAGGCATCTGAAGATTACATTGTTGTAATGCTAGATATTCCTTATCGTGATGATATAATATCACTTGAGCAAAAGAAGATTAATAAGGAGATGCAAAAAAAATTAAAGGTGAGTAAATTTCCAACATTGCTAGCCTTAGATACTAACGGTCGTGAACGTAACCGTATGGAACGTTATAGTTTTCCAGATCCACAATATTATTGGGAGTTTATGGATAATAATGAAAGACTTTTCGGGCTTTAA
- a CDS encoding LysR family transcriptional regulator — protein MHYTLHQLEIFFKISQLKSITKAAEELNLTQPAVSIQLKKFQDQFPLPLTEYLGRKIHITEFGKEIADTAENILEQVASISYKSAAYEGKVAGKLHISVVSTGKYVMPYFLSDFMKKYPGIDLTMNVTNKSEVVKSIEENTVDFAMVSVLPSHLNISRIELMRNELFLLGKDNPSKSGNHLTTKEFKKLKLIYREKGSATRQAMESFVDQQKFTNHKKIELVSNEAVKQAVIAGLGYSIMPIIGIKNELKNKEVQIIPIKNLPISTNWNLIWLSSKKQSPAAIALSNYVKENKMEIIKKHFSWMEDRSLLP, from the coding sequence ATGCACTATACACTTCACCAACTAGAGATATTCTTTAAAATATCCCAGTTAAAAAGCATTACTAAAGCTGCCGAAGAATTAAACCTAACTCAACCTGCCGTTTCTATACAGCTTAAAAAATTTCAAGATCAATTTCCATTACCTCTCACAGAGTATTTAGGTCGTAAAATCCATATTACCGAGTTTGGTAAAGAGATTGCTGACACAGCAGAAAACATTTTAGAACAAGTAGCCTCTATATCTTATAAATCTGCAGCTTATGAAGGTAAAGTCGCTGGTAAACTTCATATATCTGTAGTATCTACTGGTAAATATGTTATGCCCTATTTTCTATCAGATTTTATGAAAAAATATCCCGGTATTGACTTAACGATGAACGTAACTAATAAAAGTGAAGTTGTTAAAAGTATCGAAGAGAACACGGTTGACTTTGCAATGGTATCAGTACTTCCTAGCCATCTTAACATAAGCCGTATAGAGCTTATGCGCAATGAACTTTTTTTGCTAGGAAAAGATAATCCTAGTAAATCTGGAAACCACCTTACCACAAAAGAATTCAAAAAATTAAAACTGATTTATCGAGAAAAAGGATCTGCTACTAGACAAGCCATGGAAAGCTTTGTGGATCAACAAAAGTTTACAAATCATAAAAAAATTGAACTTGTTTCTAATGAAGCAGTGAAACAAGCCGTCATAGCCGGACTAGGCTATTCTATAATGCCGATAATAGGAATAAAAAACGAACTAAAGAATAAAGAAGTTCAAATTATACCTATTAAAAATTTACCTATATCAACTAACTGGAATTTGATCTGGTTATCTTCAAAAAAACAGTCACCAGCGGCAATTGCCTTATCTAATTATGTTAAAGAAAACAAAATGGAAATAATTAAAAAACACTTCAGTTGGATGGAAGACAGATCTCTACTTCCATAA
- a CDS encoding acyl-CoA thioesterase, with amino-acid sequence MTETEKRINDSETRIFKAVFPNTTNHYDTLFGGTALHMMDEVSFICATRFSRKKVVTISTDQIDFKKPIPQGSIVELIARISRVGNTSCTVEVSMFMEDMYSYKREKVVTGNFTFVAIDDDKNPTPIC; translated from the coding sequence ATGACTGAAACAGAAAAACGTATTAATGACTCTGAAACAAGAATTTTCAAGGCCGTTTTTCCAAATACTACTAACCATTATGACACTTTGTTTGGTGGTACAGCGCTACACATGATGGATGAAGTATCATTTATTTGTGCCACCCGTTTTTCTAGAAAAAAAGTAGTGACTATAAGTACAGATCAGATTGACTTTAAAAAACCTATTCCCCAAGGATCAATTGTAGAACTTATAGCTCGCATAAGCCGAGTGGGGAATACAAGCTGTACTGTAGAAGTAAGTATGTTTATGGAAGATATGTATAGTTATAAGAGAGAGAAGGTGGTCACCGGAAATTTCACCTTTGTAGCCATAGATGACGATAAAAACCCAACTCCTATTTGCTAG
- a CDS encoding TonB-dependent receptor — protein sequence MIKRLLIAIILLNFAYAKAQSEKFTLSGTISEVSTGETMIGVNILIPELSAGTSSNEYGFYSITLPAGTYKVVYSFIGYKSILKEVVLSSDTQINIEMADSDEQLDAIVIKADVERLSTKSPQMSTNALSIETIKKIPVVLGETDIVKSLVLLPGVTNAGEGASGFNVRGGAADQNLVLLDEATLYGSDHLFGFFSVFNPDAIKDLKLYKGGIPARYGGRVSSVLDIYQRDGNKNKLSATGGVGLVASRLLLEGPIEKGKSSFLIGGRSSYAHLFLPLFDIDNKAYFYDLNAKLSFTLNDNNRLYVSSYFGRDVFKVNNLFGNTFGNSFVNARWNHTFNNKWFANTSLIYSDYNYGLELDFVEFEFSSGITNLNAKYDLTHYVNDKTKMRYGINSIYYEFDPGLITPTTATSPINEKQLTKKYAWENGVYVDGEFEITDNININAGLRLSTFNRLGQDNINIYENNQPIIFNEELQIYESVDPIETTNASRGTTLKTFANLEPRFSIAYSLDSNTSFKASYQRINQYIHLISNTNAPTPFDLYAPSGTFIDPQKGDQIAAGFFKNIGNYSLETEVFYKTVDNRLDYIDGADLIANDAVEQILLKGEARAYGLELLFRKNKGKLQGWIAYTLSRSEQRTPGRTAEETGINNGEWYNAAWDKTHDLTITGNYEFNNKWSFGANFTLQTGQPITYPNGQYEFDGLFIPTYEARNSSRLPIVHRLDLSATYIPKPNKTQGWQGSWVFSIYNAYNRRNAASISFAQNEDTNRNEATRLSIFGLVPAVTYNFKF from the coding sequence ATGATTAAACGATTATTAATTGCAATAATTTTATTGAATTTCGCTTACGCGAAAGCGCAATCAGAAAAATTCACCCTATCAGGTACTATCAGTGAGGTAAGCACCGGCGAGACCATGATAGGTGTGAATATATTAATCCCAGAATTGAGCGCAGGTACATCTAGTAATGAATATGGTTTTTACTCCATTACCCTACCTGCTGGAACATATAAGGTTGTTTACAGTTTTATAGGTTATAAAAGCATATTAAAAGAGGTCGTTCTAAGTAGTGACACTCAAATTAATATAGAGATGGCAGACTCTGACGAACAGCTAGATGCGATAGTTATCAAGGCAGATGTAGAACGTTTAAGTACTAAATCACCGCAAATGAGTACAAATGCACTATCTATAGAAACCATTAAAAAAATACCTGTAGTTCTGGGCGAGACAGATATTGTAAAGTCACTAGTTCTACTACCAGGAGTTACTAATGCTGGTGAAGGTGCCTCTGGATTTAATGTGCGCGGTGGTGCCGCAGATCAAAATTTAGTTTTACTAGATGAGGCAACATTATACGGTAGTGATCACTTGTTTGGCTTCTTCTCTGTTTTTAATCCTGATGCCATAAAGGATTTAAAATTATATAAAGGAGGAATACCTGCTCGATACGGTGGACGTGTATCTAGTGTGCTAGACATTTATCAACGTGATGGTAATAAAAATAAATTAAGTGCTACTGGTGGTGTAGGTCTTGTTGCTAGTAGATTATTGCTTGAAGGTCCTATTGAGAAAGGTAAATCATCGTTTCTTATAGGTGGTCGCAGTAGTTATGCCCATTTATTTTTACCTCTTTTTGATATTGATAACAAAGCATATTTCTATGATTTAAATGCAAAACTAAGTTTCACACTGAACGACAATAATAGACTTTATGTTTCCTCCTACTTTGGTAGGGATGTGTTTAAGGTGAACAATCTGTTCGGTAACACCTTTGGAAACTCTTTTGTAAATGCGAGGTGGAATCACACTTTTAACAATAAATGGTTTGCAAACACCTCTTTGATTTATTCAGATTACAATTATGGTCTTGAACTAGATTTTGTTGAGTTTGAATTCAGTAGTGGAATAACTAATCTTAATGCAAAATATGATTTAACGCACTATGTCAATGATAAAACTAAAATGAGGTATGGGATTAATTCCATCTATTATGAATTTGATCCAGGACTTATCACACCTACAACAGCCACAAGTCCTATAAACGAGAAACAGCTTACAAAAAAGTACGCTTGGGAGAATGGTGTTTATGTGGATGGAGAATTTGAAATCACTGATAATATTAATATTAATGCTGGATTAAGATTAAGTACTTTTAATCGTCTAGGTCAAGATAACATTAATATTTACGAAAACAATCAACCTATCATATTTAATGAAGAATTACAAATCTATGAATCTGTAGACCCTATAGAAACAACAAACGCTAGCAGAGGTACTACTTTAAAAACATTTGCAAATCTTGAACCTCGATTCTCCATTGCATACTCTTTAGATAGTAATACTAGCTTTAAAGCGAGCTACCAGCGTATTAATCAATACATACATCTTATTTCTAATACCAATGCTCCTACTCCATTTGATCTCTATGCTCCTAGCGGCACTTTTATAGATCCTCAAAAAGGAGATCAAATTGCTGCGGGATTTTTTAAAAATATAGGTAACTATTCTTTAGAGACCGAAGTTTTTTATAAAACAGTAGATAATCGACTGGATTATATAGATGGTGCAGACCTTATAGCTAATGATGCCGTAGAGCAAATATTACTAAAAGGTGAAGCTAGAGCTTATGGTTTAGAATTATTATTTAGAAAAAACAAAGGTAAATTACAAGGTTGGATTGCCTATACTTTATCACGTAGTGAACAACGTACACCTGGCCGCACAGCAGAAGAAACTGGGATTAATAATGGAGAGTGGTATAATGCAGCATGGGACAAAACACATGACCTTACCATTACGGGTAATTATGAGTTCAACAACAAATGGAGTTTCGGTGCTAACTTCACTCTACAAACCGGACAACCTATCACGTATCCTAACGGTCAGTATGAATTTGACGGTTTATTTATCCCTACATATGAAGCACGTAATAGTAGTCGATTACCAATTGTACATCGATTAGACTTAAGTGCTACTTATATTCCTAAACCAAATAAAACTCAAGGCTGGCAAGGTAGCTGGGTTTTCAGTATTTACAATGCTTACAATAGAAGAAATGCAGCAAGTATAAGCTTTGCACAAAATGAGGATACTAATCGTAATGAAGCCACAAGACTGTCCATTTTTGGGTTAGTACCTGCTGTTACTTACAACTTCAAATTTTAA
- a CDS encoding universal stress protein, which produces MKKKILIPTDFSKNAWNAIMYATELFKNIECRFYLLNAYSPTKHSRGELMTGTIETLAFEFEKNKSASGLSNVLEMLDFRGLNDKHEYQTISLQDDPLSAIQETIEKKDIELVVMGTKGASNYENKLFGSNTINVMENLRSSPILGIPLDVRLIHIKEIVFPTSFKTHYKRKELIHLVEIARLQNANICVLHVNDHPDLTIEQEENKLLLEECLEGASFSLHYIGGSNVNSSVKRFVESRGSDMVSFINRKHSFIDSVFSTPMVKELGMFSKVPLLVMHDTIH; this is translated from the coding sequence ATGAAAAAGAAAATTTTAATACCGACTGATTTTTCTAAAAACGCGTGGAATGCGATTATGTATGCCACGGAACTTTTTAAAAATATAGAATGTAGATTCTATTTATTGAATGCTTATAGCCCGACAAAACATAGTAGAGGTGAATTAATGACAGGTACTATTGAAACGTTAGCATTTGAATTTGAAAAAAATAAATCGGCAAGTGGTTTGTCAAATGTTCTAGAGATGTTAGACTTTAGAGGTCTTAATGATAAACATGAGTATCAAACAATATCATTACAGGATGATCCATTGAGTGCCATTCAGGAAACGATAGAGAAGAAGGATATTGAACTAGTGGTCATGGGTACAAAAGGAGCTAGTAATTATGAGAATAAGCTATTCGGGAGCAATACAATAAATGTAATGGAAAACTTACGTAGTTCTCCGATACTAGGAATCCCTTTAGATGTAAGATTGATCCATATTAAAGAAATTGTTTTCCCTACTAGTTTTAAGACTCATTATAAGAGAAAAGAGCTAATACATCTAGTAGAAATAGCCCGATTACAAAATGCTAATATTTGTGTATTACACGTAAACGACCATCCAGATTTAACTATTGAACAAGAAGAAAATAAGCTATTGTTAGAAGAATGTTTGGAAGGTGCTTCTTTTAGTTTGCATTACATAGGAGGTTCTAATGTCAATAGCAGTGTAAAACGATTTGTAGAAAGTCGTGGTAGCGATATGGTTTCTTTTATCAATAGAAAGCATTCCTTTATTGATTCTGTATTTTCTACACCTATGGTGAAGGAACTAGGAATGTTTAGCAAGGTGCCCTTACTGGTTATGCATGATACGATTCACTAA